The DNA region TGAAGATGAACCGGTTAGACATAAAGTTCTTGATTTAATCGGTGATTTATATCTTCTTGGATATCCATTAATAGCAGAAATTTTATCTTTCAAAGGCGGACATAGATTAAATGCAGAATTTGTCAGAACATTACTATCAGAAAAAGCTATCTCTTTAAAATATGCATCTGAAATTTATAATCCGGATAAATTGGCAGTTAATTTTTAACCTATTTATCAAATCCGAAAAAATCTTCCTTTTCAAAATAATAAAAAGTTACAAAAACTATAGAAAATATTTTTTTATTGTTTTATAATAAAACAATGTTTTATAAAACAGAAGGAGGCATAAAAAATGTTAAAGTATGATGTTTTAATTGTAGGAGCCGGTGGTGCCGGTTTAATGGCTGCCCTTGAAGCAAGTAAAGCAAAGGATTTAAAAATTGGAGTAATAACAAAGGTTTATCCAACCCGCTCTCATACCGGAGCGGCACAGGGTGGTATAAATGCAGCCCTTGCAAATGTTGACCCTTCTGACAATCCGGAAGTTCATACTTTTGACACAATAAAAGGTAGTGATTATCTTGGAGACCAAGATGCAATTGAATTTATGTGTTATGAAGCTCCAAAAAGAATATATGAACTTGAACATCTTGGAGTTCCTTTTTCAAGACTTGAAGATGGAAGAATAGCCCAGAGACCTTTTGGTGGTGCAGGATTTCCAAGAACATGTTATGCAGCAGATAAAACAGGACACGTTATATTACATACATTATATGAACAATGCTTAAAAAATGATGTTGAATTTTTAAATGAATGGTTTGTAAAAGAACTTATTATTGACAATAATGAAGCTAAAGGTGTAATAGCAATAGATATAAGAAATGGTGAAGTCCATGCAATAGCAGCAAAAGCTATTATCTTTGCAACCGGTGGATATGCAAGGGTTTATTGGGTAAGAAATACAAATGCTATCGGTTCAACCGGTGATGGAATGGCAATATGTTATAGAGCAGGTATTCCTCTTAAAGATATGGAATTTGTCCAATTCCATCCAACAGGGCTTCGTTCAACCGGTATATTGGTAACAGAAGGAGCAAGAGGTGAAGGTGGATATCTAATAAATAACAAAGGCGAAAGATTTATGGCAAGATATGCTCCTCAAAAGATGGAACTTGCACCAAGAGATTTAGTAGCAAGGTCTATAGAAACGGAAATTTTAGAAGGAAGAGGATGGGGAGAAGGTATGATGGCTTATGTCCATCTTGACCTTAGACATCTTGGTGCTGAAAAAATCAAAAAGAAACTTCCTCAAATAAGACAACTTTGTATAGATTTTGAAGGAGTTGACCCTATAGAAGAACCAATTCCTGTAAGACCAACAGCCCATTATTCTATGGGTGGTATAGATGTTAGAGATTACAAAACAAGTATGACAGGTGTCAATGGCGTATTTGCAGTTGGTGAATGTGCTTGTGTATCTGTTCACGGAGCAAACAGATTAGGTGGAAACTCATTACTTGATTTAGTAGTATTTGGAAAACCTGCCGGAGCAGCAGCAGTAGAATATGCAAGAAATAAATCCGAAAGCAATTATAACCTCAAAGCAGAAGAAGAAAGAGCAAGAAAAGAGATAGAAGAGCTACTCAGAAAAGAAAGCAAAGAAAATATAAATAATATAAGAATGGAAATGGCACAGACTATGTGGGACAAAGTAGGTATATTTAGAGAAGAAAAACCTATGTTAGAAGCAATAGAAAAGATAAAAGAGTTAAAAGAAAGATACAAATTATTAGCTCCGGGAGATAGTGGAAGATTATTTAATACTGCTTTAATTAATTATATAGAGCTTGGATATCTATTAGATTTAGCAGAAGCAATTGCAGTAACTGCTG from Venenivibrio stagnispumantis includes:
- the sdhA gene encoding succinate dehydrogenase flavoprotein subunit, with the translated sequence MLKYDVLIVGAGGAGLMAALEASKAKDLKIGVITKVYPTRSHTGAAQGGINAALANVDPSDNPEVHTFDTIKGSDYLGDQDAIEFMCYEAPKRIYELEHLGVPFSRLEDGRIAQRPFGGAGFPRTCYAADKTGHVILHTLYEQCLKNDVEFLNEWFVKELIIDNNEAKGVIAIDIRNGEVHAIAAKAIIFATGGYARVYWVRNTNAIGSTGDGMAICYRAGIPLKDMEFVQFHPTGLRSTGILVTEGARGEGGYLINNKGERFMARYAPQKMELAPRDLVARSIETEILEGRGWGEGMMAYVHLDLRHLGAEKIKKKLPQIRQLCIDFEGVDPIEEPIPVRPTAHYSMGGIDVRDYKTSMTGVNGVFAVGECACVSVHGANRLGGNSLLDLVVFGKPAGAAAVEYARNKSESNYNLKAEEERARKEIEELLRKESKENINNIRMEMAQTMWDKVGIFREEKPMLEAIEKIKELKERYKLLAPGDSGRLFNTALINYIELGYLLDLAEAIAVTAVLRKESRGAHARRDYPNRDDENFLKHSLAYYTPEGPKVEYSEVRITKYQPQERKY